In the Rhinoderma darwinii isolate aRhiDar2 chromosome 13, aRhiDar2.hap1, whole genome shotgun sequence genome, one interval contains:
- the LOC142665941 gene encoding uncharacterized protein LOC142665941, with product MAALLTLLLLIYTTDANPSQPCPQSCLCYDSSNLVECRGLDLLLVPHHLPHSTWMLDLRQNNLSRLEPASFQALWSLRILLLSDNQIEFVLARSFRSLGFLERLDLSNNFLSSLPQDFSRGLGSLRELKVPSNRLIALNYESLRHMESLEKLDLSRNYLGSIEQGAFRGLSRLRHLHIQSNLLDSVRGGYFFMLQNLELLDLSDNNISSIAVESFTSLHSLRLLSLSDNQLSHLKFKTFLNLQTPSTHIQVSGNPWICDCDLQRVFGKITSVRHLHIDDYENLTCAGPPQLSGAALVSVDNQLCVAETATVLVITITVLVTVIAAIVMAERNRKKNQEKNWNEPDGPFETQDK from the coding sequence ATGGCAGCACTGTTGACCCTCCTATTGCTGATCTATACAACAGATGCAAATCCCTCTCAACCATGTCCACAGTCTTGCCTCTGCTATGACTCCTCTAACCTAGTGGAGTGTAGAGGACTAGATCTCCTCCTAGTTCCTCATCACCTTCCTCATAGCACATGGATGCTAGATCTTCGTCAAAATAACCTCAGCCGCCTTGAACCTGCCTCATTCCAAGCCTTGTGGTCCCTACGGATCCTTCTTCTATCTGACAATCAGATAGAGTTTGTGTTAGCGAGATCGTTCCGATCACTTGGCTTCCTTGAACGGTTGGACCTTTCTAATAACTTCCTCAGCAGCCTTCCTCAAGACTTCTCCAGGGGCTTGGGCTCCTTGAGAGAACTGAAAGTTCCTTCAAATAGGTTGATTGCCTTGAATTATGAAAGTCTAAGACACATGGAAAGTCTGGAGAAATTGGACCTAAGTAGAAACTATCTGGGTTCTATAGAACAGGGGGCCTTTCGTGGACTTTCCAGGCTTCGTCACCTTCACATCCAGTCCAACCTTCTGGATTCAGTAAGAGGTGGTTATTTCTTCATGTTGCAGAACCTAGAACTTCTTGACCTTTCAGACAACAATATCAGTAGCATTGCAGTAGAGTCCTTCACCTCCCTGCACTCCCTACGGCTCTTGTCTCTCTCAGACAACCAGTTAAGTCATCTCAAATTCAAAACGTTCCTCAACCTTCAAACCCCTAGTACTCACATCCAGGTATCTGGCAACCCCTGGATATGTGACTGTGACTTGCAGAGAGTGTTTGGAAAGATAACCAGTGTGAGGCATCTCCATATAGATGACTATGAAAACCTTACTTGTGCAGGGCCACCACAACTCTCTGGGGCCGCCCTAGTGTCGGTGGACAACCAGCTGTGTGTAGCAGAGACTGCCACTGTACTGGTGATCACAATAACCGTTTTAGTTACCGTCATTGCTGCAATTGTAATGGCTGAGAGGAATCGGAAGAAAAATCAAGAGAAAAATTGGAATGAGCCAGATGGTCCTTTTGAAACGCAGGACAAGTGA
- the PPP1R9B gene encoding neurabin-2 produces MMKTEGKTPGGGPRSSSPHRNAYEVGVQTLRGTKDGAPEVESEEARKSRCKYGSNVHRIKNMFLQMGTGPAGSENETVKAKEKPARLTLPRAGSLNENVNHSALLKLGTSVSERVSHFDTNTDRPPSRLQEARRVFERNLQEKETTNRIFLRKERGGFQDRKLDVVVRFGGSTESLDKLDTDAVSPTVSQLSAVFENADLRNNIHKIPIKGPNSRRTRIFQPEAVKATEEKKVVGKEVDTSQKPNSVQEICKTKPVEVEESGESETDVVNETESPKGEGSTNVATENGGSEAKGVTAREAELEEEVEVEVAEEDFKREDWSEVEVIELSAYSGLGEDSGGSGLDEDEEGFYEAVNSCQEIEGLSEEEESAPTRKIRFSTAPIKVFSTYSNEEYDRRNDDVDPMAASAEYELEKRVERLELFPVELEKDSEGLGISIIGMGAGADMGLEKLGIFVKTVTEGGAAHRDGRIQVNDLLVEVDGTSLVGVTQSFAASVLRNTKGRVRFLIGREKPGEQSEVAQLIQQTLEQERWQRENMEQRYNQCNEDDEETGEYATDEEDEEMSPMFPGGDLAIEVFELPEGEDALSPVEMDPEKLVHKFKELQIKHAVTEAEIQQLKRKLAGLEQDRSRWRVEKVQLQQSVQENRDRVEKLQGYWMEAQSLCQAVDEHLKETQAQHQGLERKYSKAKRLIKEHQQKELDFLKKEEMQKQALEEVETSHAAEIQKLQEKVSELEKKLATLQCSTPT; encoded by the exons ATGATGAAGACGGAGGGTAAGACCCCAGGTGGGGGACCCAGGAGCTCTTCTCCGCACAGGAATGCATATGAGGTTGGGGTGCAGACGCTACGTGGTACTAAAGATGGGGCACCTGAAGTGGAGTCTGAGGAAGCGCGCAAATCAAGGTGCAAATATGGTTCCAATGTTCACCGTATTAAGAACATGTTCCTGCAGATGGGGACAGGACCAGCAGGTAGCGAAAATGAGACTGTGAAGGCCAAGGAGAAGCCAGCTCGACTGACTTTGCCGCGGGCCGGCAGCCTGAATGAAAACGTCAACCATAGCGCCCTGCTAAAGCTGGGGACCAGTGTATCCGAGCGGGTAAGCCATTTCGATACAAATACGGACAGACCGCCTTCGAGACTGCAGGAGGCACGCCGAGTGTTTGAGAGGAACCTCCAAGAAAAGGAGACCACCAACAGAATTTTCTTGCGTAAGGAAAGAGGTGGGTTTCAGGACAGAAAACTAGATGTTGTAGTGAGGTTCGGTGGGAGCACAGAATCCCTTGACAAGCTGGACACAGATGCCGTCTCCCCCACCGTCAGCCAATTAAGCGCAGTTTTCGAGAATGCTGACCTCCGCAATAACATTCACAAAATTCCCATCAAAGGTCCAAATAGCCGACGGACAAGAATTTTCCAGCCAGAAGCAGTCAAGGCCACAGAAGAGAAGAAAGTCGTCGGGAAGGAGGTAGATACCTCCCAAAAGCCAAACTCAGTCCAGGAGATATGTAAAACCAAACCGGTGGAAGTGGAAGAAAGTGGGGAATCGGAAACGGATGTAGTTAATGAGACGGAGTCACCGAAGGGCGAAGGGTCTACCAATGTTGCGACTGAAAATGGAGGCTCAGAAGCCAAGGGGGTGACAGCTCGGGAAGCAGAGCTAGAAGAAGAGGTGGAAGTAGAGGTAGCAGAAGAAGACTTCAAAAGGGAAGACTGGTCCGAAGTTGAGGTTATAGAACTCAGTGCTTATAGTGGACTAGGGGAGGACTCGGGGGGTAGTGGTTTGGATGAAGATGAGGAAGGATTTTATGAAGCGGTCAACAGTTGTCAAGAGATCGAGGGTCTGTCGGAAGAAGAAGAATCGGCTCCAACGCGAAAGATACGCTTCAGCACAGCCCCCATCAAG GTGTTTAGCACATACTCTAATGAGGAATATGACCGGCGCAACGATGATGTGGATCCTATGGCTGCCTCAGCGGAATATGAGCTTGAGAAGAGGGTGGAGAGGCTGGAACTCTTCCCTGTGGAACTGGAGAAAG ACTCGGAGGGTCTTGGAATCAGTATTATTGGGATGGGGGCTGGAGCAGACATGGGCCTCGAAAAGCTTGGAATATTTGTCAAAACTGTGACCGAAGGTGGAGCAGCACACCGAGATGGAAG GATCCAGGTGAATGACCTTTTGGTGGAAGTTGATGGAACAAGTCTGGTAGGGGTTACGCAGTCCTTTGCAGCATCTGTTTTGAGGAATACCAAGGGACGTGTGAG GTTTTTAATTGGTCGGGAAAAACCAGGGGAGCAGAGTGAGGTTGCCCAACTCATTCAACAGACGCTGGAACAGGAGAGGTGGCAAAGGGAGAACATGGAACAACGTTATAATCAGTGTAATGAAGACGATGAGGAA ACAGGGGAATATGCTACAGATGAGGAAGATGAAGAGATGAGCCCTATGTTTCCAGGAGGCGATCTGGCAATTGAAGTATTTGAGCTACCTGAAGGAGAAGATGCCTTGTCCCCAgtggagatggatcctgagaaactagtGCACAAATTCAAAGAG TTACAGATAAAGCATGCTGTGACCGAAGCCGAGATCCAACAACTCAAGAGGAAG TTGGCTGGGTTGGAACAAGACCGTTCTCGTTGGCGGGTGGAGAAAGTTCAGCTACAACAGAGTGTCCAGGAGAATAGGGATCGTGTAGAGAAGCTCCAGGGATACTGGATGGAGGCTCAGAGCTTGTGTCAGGCCGTGGATGAGCATCTAAAAGAAACCCAAGCCCAACACCAGGGACTAGAGCGCAAGTACAGTAAAGCCAAAAGGTTGATCAAGGAGCACCAGCAAAA GGAACTGGACTTCTTAAAGAAAGAGGAGATGCAGAAGCAAGCACTGGAAGAAGTGGAGACTTCACATGCGGCAGAGATCCAGAAGCTACAGGAGAAG GTCTCAGAATTAGAGAAGAAGCTTGCCACCCTCCAATGTTCCACCCCTACTTAG